A section of the Tenrec ecaudatus isolate mTenEca1 chromosome 10, mTenEca1.hap1, whole genome shotgun sequence genome encodes:
- the EPN3 gene encoding epsin-3 isoform X1 → MTTSALRRQVKNIVHNYSEAEIKVREATSNDPWGPPSSLMSEIADLTFNTVAFAEVMGMLWRRLNDSGKNWRHVYKALTLLDYLLKTGSERVAHQCRENLYTIQTLKDFQYIDRDGKDQGVNVREKVKQVMSLLKDEERLRQERSHALKTKERMALEGVSMGSFSRSRGSPSSYNSSSSSPRYASDLEHARPQTTGEEHLQLQLALAMSREEAEKPVPPVSHRDEDLQLQLALRLSQQEHAKEVRSWRGDDSPRANGAGAAAPRRRAPREPQREERKEKLKASQSSILDLADVFAPALAPPSTHCSADPWDIPGLRPSTEPSGSSWGPSADPWSPVPSGNHLSRSQPWDLPPTLSSSEPWGRTPALPAGAPTTDPWALNSPHHKLPSNGTDPWGAPVETSNTPALGGTSTFDPFANPPQSKSTEVKERLGGTQVLPLGKPSSPVELDLFGEPMPTIPSSKQNGTKEPDAFDLDGLGDALTQPSMEVRACRTPESFLGPSASSLVNLDSLVKTPQAAKTRNPFLTGLSAPSPTNPFGAGEPGRPTLNQMRTGSPALGLAVGGPVGAPLGSMSYSTSLPLPLSSVPAGVALPASVSVFPQAGAFPPQPVSLPQPLLPTSGSTGPLNAPPQAGTNPFL, encoded by the exons ATGACGACCTCAGCGCTGCGGCGCCAGGTGAAGAACATCGTGCACAACTACTCCGAGGCGGAGATCAAGGTGCGAGAGGCCACCAGCAATGACCCGTGGGGCCCGCCCAGCTCGCTCATGTCGGAGATCGCGGACCTGACCTTTAACACGGTGGCCTTCGCCGAGGTCATGGGCATGCTGTGGCGGCGGCTCAATGACAGCGGCAAGAACTGGCGCCACGTGTACAAGGCGCTGACGCTGCTGGACTACCTGCTCAAGACGGGCTCCGAGCGCGTGGCCCACCAATGCCGCGAGAACCTCTACACCATCCAGACGCtcaaggacttccagtacatcgACCGCGACGGCAAGGACCAGGGCGTCAATGTCCGCGAGAAGGTCAAGCAGGTCATGTCCCTGCTGAAGGACGAGGAGCGCCTGCGCCAGGAGCGCAGCCACGCCCTCAAGACCAAGGAGCGCATGGCGCTGGAGGGTGTCAGCATGGGCAGCTTCAGCCGTTCCCGAGGGTCCCCGTCCTCCTACAACT CCTCCTCCTCATCCCCTCGCTACGCCTCCGACCTGGAGCACGCCCGGCCCCAGACGACGGGAGAAGAGCATTTGCAGCTGCAGCTGGCCCTGGCCATGAGCCGAGAGGAGGCCGAGAAG CCGGTCCCCCCGGTCTCCCATAGGGACGAGGACCTGCAGCTGCAGCTGGCTCTGCGCCTGAGCCAGCAGGAACACGCGAAG GAAGTGAGGTCCTGGAGGGGAGATGACTCCCCGAGGGCCAATGGGGCAGGGGCTGCAGCCCCGAGGCGGAGAGCCCCCCGAGAGCcgcagagagaagagagaaaggagaagctGAAGGCCAGCCAG TCCTCCATCCTGGACTTGGCTGACGTCTTCGCACCTGCCCTGGCCCCACCTTCCACACACTGCTCTGCTGACCCATGGGACATCCCAG GTCTCAGGCCGAGCACAGAACCCAGCGGCTCTTCTTGGGGACCTTCTGCAGACCCCTGGTCTCCAGTCCCCTCGGGAAATCACTTGTCTCGAAGCCAGCCCTGGGACTTGCCCCCTACGCTCTCCTCCTCTGAGCCCTGGGGCAGGACCCCAGCGCTGCCTGCTGGAGCACCCACCACAGACCCTTGGGCACTGAATTCCCCCCACCACAAACTCCCCAGCAATGGCACTGACCCTTGGGGAGCCCCTGTGGAGACTTCTAACACACCTG CTCTAGGTGGTACCTCAACCTTTGACCCATTTGCCAATCCTCCACAATCCAAATCCACAGAGGTCAAGGAGAGGCTGGGGGGTACCCAGGTCCTGCCCCTGGGGAAGcccagcagcccagtgg AACTGGACTTGTTTGGAGAGCCCATGCCCACCATCCCCAGTTCCAAGCAAAATGGAACAAAGGAGCCAGATGCCTTTGACTTGGATGGGTTGGGGGATGCGCTGACACAGCCCAGCATGGAGGTCCGAGCCTGCAGGACTCCTGAGTCCTTCCTGGGCCCCTCGGCCTCTTCCTTGGTCAACCTTGACTCGTTGGTCAAGACACCTCAGGCTGCAAAGACTCGAAACCCTTTCTTGACAG GTCTCAGTGCTCCATCCCCCACCAACCCCTTCGGCGCAGGTGAGCCAGGCAGGCCCACCCTGAACCAGATGCGCACCGGGTCGCCAGCCCTGGGCCTGGCGGTGGGCGGGCCCGTCGGGGCGCCCCTGGGCTCCATGAGCTACAgcacctccctgcccctcccgctCAGCAGCGTGCCGGCCGGCGTGGCCCTGCCCGCCTCGGTCAGCGTCTTCCCGCAGGCCGGCGCCTTCCCGCCGCAGCCCGTGAGCCTGCCGCAGCCGCTGCTGCCCACGTCGGGCTCCACGGGGCCGCTGAACGCGCCCCCGCAGGCGGGGACCAACCCCTTCCTCTGA
- the EPN3 gene encoding epsin-3 isoform X2 — protein sequence MTTSALRRQVKNIVHNYSEAEIKVREATSNDPWGPPSSLMSEIADLTFNTVAFAEVMGMLWRRLNDSGKNWRHVYKALTLLDYLLKTGSERVAHQCRENLYTIQTLKDFQYIDRDGKDQGVNVREKVKQVMSLLKDEERLRQERSHALKTKERMALEGVSMGSFSRSRGSPSSYNSSSSSPRYASDLEHARPQTTGEEHLQLQLALAMSREEAEKEVRSWRGDDSPRANGAGAAAPRRRAPREPQREERKEKLKASQSSILDLADVFAPALAPPSTHCSADPWDIPGLRPSTEPSGSSWGPSADPWSPVPSGNHLSRSQPWDLPPTLSSSEPWGRTPALPAGAPTTDPWALNSPHHKLPSNGTDPWGAPVETSNTPALGGTSTFDPFANPPQSKSTEVKERLGGTQVLPLGKPSSPVELDLFGEPMPTIPSSKQNGTKEPDAFDLDGLGDALTQPSMEVRACRTPESFLGPSASSLVNLDSLVKTPQAAKTRNPFLTGLSAPSPTNPFGAGEPGRPTLNQMRTGSPALGLAVGGPVGAPLGSMSYSTSLPLPLSSVPAGVALPASVSVFPQAGAFPPQPVSLPQPLLPTSGSTGPLNAPPQAGTNPFL from the exons ATGACGACCTCAGCGCTGCGGCGCCAGGTGAAGAACATCGTGCACAACTACTCCGAGGCGGAGATCAAGGTGCGAGAGGCCACCAGCAATGACCCGTGGGGCCCGCCCAGCTCGCTCATGTCGGAGATCGCGGACCTGACCTTTAACACGGTGGCCTTCGCCGAGGTCATGGGCATGCTGTGGCGGCGGCTCAATGACAGCGGCAAGAACTGGCGCCACGTGTACAAGGCGCTGACGCTGCTGGACTACCTGCTCAAGACGGGCTCCGAGCGCGTGGCCCACCAATGCCGCGAGAACCTCTACACCATCCAGACGCtcaaggacttccagtacatcgACCGCGACGGCAAGGACCAGGGCGTCAATGTCCGCGAGAAGGTCAAGCAGGTCATGTCCCTGCTGAAGGACGAGGAGCGCCTGCGCCAGGAGCGCAGCCACGCCCTCAAGACCAAGGAGCGCATGGCGCTGGAGGGTGTCAGCATGGGCAGCTTCAGCCGTTCCCGAGGGTCCCCGTCCTCCTACAACT CCTCCTCCTCATCCCCTCGCTACGCCTCCGACCTGGAGCACGCCCGGCCCCAGACGACGGGAGAAGAGCATTTGCAGCTGCAGCTGGCCCTGGCCATGAGCCGAGAGGAGGCCGAGAAG GAAGTGAGGTCCTGGAGGGGAGATGACTCCCCGAGGGCCAATGGGGCAGGGGCTGCAGCCCCGAGGCGGAGAGCCCCCCGAGAGCcgcagagagaagagagaaaggagaagctGAAGGCCAGCCAG TCCTCCATCCTGGACTTGGCTGACGTCTTCGCACCTGCCCTGGCCCCACCTTCCACACACTGCTCTGCTGACCCATGGGACATCCCAG GTCTCAGGCCGAGCACAGAACCCAGCGGCTCTTCTTGGGGACCTTCTGCAGACCCCTGGTCTCCAGTCCCCTCGGGAAATCACTTGTCTCGAAGCCAGCCCTGGGACTTGCCCCCTACGCTCTCCTCCTCTGAGCCCTGGGGCAGGACCCCAGCGCTGCCTGCTGGAGCACCCACCACAGACCCTTGGGCACTGAATTCCCCCCACCACAAACTCCCCAGCAATGGCACTGACCCTTGGGGAGCCCCTGTGGAGACTTCTAACACACCTG CTCTAGGTGGTACCTCAACCTTTGACCCATTTGCCAATCCTCCACAATCCAAATCCACAGAGGTCAAGGAGAGGCTGGGGGGTACCCAGGTCCTGCCCCTGGGGAAGcccagcagcccagtgg AACTGGACTTGTTTGGAGAGCCCATGCCCACCATCCCCAGTTCCAAGCAAAATGGAACAAAGGAGCCAGATGCCTTTGACTTGGATGGGTTGGGGGATGCGCTGACACAGCCCAGCATGGAGGTCCGAGCCTGCAGGACTCCTGAGTCCTTCCTGGGCCCCTCGGCCTCTTCCTTGGTCAACCTTGACTCGTTGGTCAAGACACCTCAGGCTGCAAAGACTCGAAACCCTTTCTTGACAG GTCTCAGTGCTCCATCCCCCACCAACCCCTTCGGCGCAGGTGAGCCAGGCAGGCCCACCCTGAACCAGATGCGCACCGGGTCGCCAGCCCTGGGCCTGGCGGTGGGCGGGCCCGTCGGGGCGCCCCTGGGCTCCATGAGCTACAgcacctccctgcccctcccgctCAGCAGCGTGCCGGCCGGCGTGGCCCTGCCCGCCTCGGTCAGCGTCTTCCCGCAGGCCGGCGCCTTCCCGCCGCAGCCCGTGAGCCTGCCGCAGCCGCTGCTGCCCACGTCGGGCTCCACGGGGCCGCTGAACGCGCCCCCGCAGGCGGGGACCAACCCCTTCCTCTGA
- the SPATA20 gene encoding spermatogenesis-associated protein 20 isoform X1, which produces MSRLSPTPPKHKGEHKGHALPRGSDRGCSSRDKDRSATVASSVPMPAGGKGSRPSCPGSASQRTPNRLIHEKSPYLLQHAYNPVDWYPWGQEAFEKAKSENKPIFLSVGYSTCHWCHMMEEESFENEEIGRLLSEDFISVKVDREERPDVDKVYMTFVQATSSGGGWPMSVWLTPSLQPFVGGTYFPPEDGLTRVGFRTVLLRIREQWKQNKSALLENSQRVTAALLARSEISMGDRQLPPSAATMNSRCFQQLDEGYDEEYGGFAEAPKFPTPVILSFLFSYWLSHRLTQDGPRAQHMALHTLKMMANGGIRDHVGQGFHRYSTDRQWHVPHFEKMLYDQAQLAVAYSQAFQISGDEIYADVARGILQYVSRSLSHRSGGFYSAEDADSAPERGMRPKEGAFYVWTIKEVQQLLPEPVQGATEPLTAGQLLMKHYGLTEAGNINPNQDPKGELQGQNVLTVRYSQELTAARFGLDVEAVQTLLSSGLEKLLQARKHRPKPHLDSKMLAAWNGLMVSGYAVTGAVLGMEKFINCAISGAKFLKRHMFDVASGRLMRTCYAGSGSTVEHSNSPNWGFLEDYAFVVRGLLDLYEASQESAWLEWALRLQDTQDRLFWDSRGGGYFCSEAELEAGLPLRLKDDQDGAEPSANSVSAHNLLRLHGFTGHKDWLDKCVCLLTAFSDRMRRVPVALPEMVRALSAHQQTLKQIVICGDPQAKDTKALLQCVHSVYVPNKVLILADGDPSSFISRQLPFLSTLQQQENQATAYVCENQAYSMPITDPCELRKLLLQ; this is translated from the exons ATGAGCCgcctctccccaacccccccaaaacaCAAGGGGGAGCACAAAGGCCACGCTCTCCCCCGTGGTTCAGACAG GGGTTGCTCTTCCCGGGACAAGGACCGAAGTGCGACAGTCGCTAGTTCTGTGCCCATGCCCGCTGGAGGAAAGGGCAGCCGTCCTAGTTGCCCCGGATCTGCATCTCAGAGAACCCCTAACCGTCTCATCCACGAGAAGTCCCCTTACTTGCTCCAACATGCCTACAACCCTGTGGACTG GTACCCCTGGGGACAGGAAGCCTTTGAGAAGGCCAAGAGCGAAAACAAGCCCATTTTCCTCTCAG TGGGGTACTCCACCTGCCACTGGTGCCACATGATGGAGGAGGAGTCTTTCGAGAACGAGGAGATCGGCCGCCTGCTCAGCGAGGATTTCATCAGCGTGAAGGTGGACAGGGAGGAGCGGCCGGACGTGGACAAGGTGTACATGACCTTCGTGCAG GCCACCAGCAGTGGGGGCGGCTGGCCCATGAGTGTGTGGCTGACTCCCAGCCTCCAGCCCTTTGTGGGGGGCACTTACTTCCCCCCCGAAGATGGTCTGACCCGAGTTGGCTTCCGCACAGTGTTGCTGCGAATACGGGAGCAG TGGAAGCAGAACAAGAGTGCCCTGCTGGAGAATAGCCAGAGGGTCACGGCGGCCCTGCTGGCCCGCTCCGAGATCAGCATGGGCGACCGGCAGCTGCCACCCTCCGCTGCCACCATGAACAGCCGCTGCTTCCAGCAGCTGGACGAGGGCTATGATGAAGAGTACGGAGGCTTCGCGGAGGCCCCTAAGTTCCCCACGCCGG TGATCCTGAGCTTCCTGTTCTCCTACTGGCTCAGCCATCGACTGACTCAGGACGGTCCTCGGGCCCAGCACATGGCCTTGCATACCCTGAAAATGATGGCCAATGGGGGCATTCGGGACCACGTGGGGCAG GGCTTTCACCGCTACTCCACGGACCGCCAGTGGCACGTCCCCCACTTTGAGAAGATGCTCTACGACCAGGCTCAACTGGCTGTGGCCTACTCCCAGGCCTTCCAG ATCTCTGGTGATGAAATCTACGCTGATGTGGCCAGAGGCATCCTGCAGTATGTGTCCCGGAGCCTAAGCCACCGG TCTGGAGGCTTCTACAGTGCGGAGGACGCAGACTCGGCCCCCGAGCGGGGCATGCGGCCCAAAGAGGGAGCCTTCTACGTGTGGACGATCAAAgaggtccagcagctgctacctgaGCCTGTGCAGGGTGCCACTGAGCCACTGACCGCGGGCCAACTCCTCATGAAGCACTATGGGCTCACAGAGGCCGGTAACATCAACCCCAATCAG gaccccaagggggaGCTGCAGGGCCAGAACGTGCTGACCGTCCGATACTCGCAGGAGCTGACCGCCGCCCGCTTCGGCTTGGATGTGGAGGCCGTACAGACCTTGCTCAGTTCAGGGCTGGAGAAGCTCTTGCAGGCCCGGAAACATCGGCCAAAGCCGCACCTGGACTCCAAGATGCTGGCCGCCTGGAACG GGCTGATGGTGTCGGGCTACGCAGTGACTGGGGCTGTCCTGGGCATGGAGAAGTTCATCAACTGCGCCATCAGTGGGGCCAAGTTCCTGAAGCGGCACATGTTTGACGTGGCCAGCGGCCGCCTGATGCGGACCTGCTACGCGGGGTCTGGGAGCACGGTGGAGCACAG CAACTCGCCCAACTGGGGTTTCCTGGAGGACTACGCCTTCGTGGTGCGGGGCCTGCTCGACCTGTATGAGGCCTCACAGGAGAGTGCGTGGCTCGAGTGGGCGCTGAGGCTGCAGGACACGCAGGACAGGCTCTTCTGGGATTCGAGGGGCGGTGGCTACTTCTGCAGCGAGGCCGAGCTGGAGGCTGGCTTGCCCCTGCGCCTCAAAGACG ACCAGGACGGCGCAGAGCCCAGCGCTAACTCCGTATCGGCGCACAACCTGCTCCGGCTGCACGGCTTCACGGGCCACAAGGACTGGTTGGACAAATGTGTGTGCCTGCTCACTGCCTTCTCAGACCGCATGCGCCGCGTCCCGGTGGCGCTGCCCGAGATGGTCAGGGCCCTCTCCGCCCACCAGCAGACCCTCAAACAG ATTGTGATCTGTGGAGACCCCCAGGCTAAGGACACCAAGGCTCTGCTGCAGTGTGTCCACTCTGTCTACGTCCCTAACAAG GTGCTAATCCTGGCCGATGGTGACCCTTCGAGCTTCATATCCCGCCAGCTGCCCTTCCTGAGCACCCTGCAGCAGCAGGAGAACCAGGCCACAGCCTACGTGTGCGAGAACCAGGCCTACTCCATGCCCATCACTGACCCCTGTGAGCTGCGCAAACTGCTGCTTCAGTGA
- the SPATA20 gene encoding spermatogenesis-associated protein 20 isoform X3 codes for MPAGGKGSRPSCPGSASQRTPNRLIHEKSPYLLQHAYNPVDWYPWGQEAFEKAKSENKPIFLSVGYSTCHWCHMMEEESFENEEIGRLLSEDFISVKVDREERPDVDKVYMTFVQATSSGGGWPMSVWLTPSLQPFVGGTYFPPEDGLTRVGFRTVLLRIREQWKQNKSALLENSQRVTAALLARSEISMGDRQLPPSAATMNSRCFQQLDEGYDEEYGGFAEAPKFPTPVILSFLFSYWLSHRLTQDGPRAQHMALHTLKMMANGGIRDHVGQGFHRYSTDRQWHVPHFEKMLYDQAQLAVAYSQAFQISGDEIYADVARGILQYVSRSLSHRSGGFYSAEDADSAPERGMRPKEGAFYVWTIKEVQQLLPEPVQGATEPLTAGQLLMKHYGLTEAGNINPNQDPKGELQGQNVLTVRYSQELTAARFGLDVEAVQTLLSSGLEKLLQARKHRPKPHLDSKMLAAWNGLMVSGYAVTGAVLGMEKFINCAISGAKFLKRHMFDVASGRLMRTCYAGSGSTVEHSNSPNWGFLEDYAFVVRGLLDLYEASQESAWLEWALRLQDTQDRLFWDSRGGGYFCSEAELEAGLPLRLKDDQDGAEPSANSVSAHNLLRLHGFTGHKDWLDKCVCLLTAFSDRMRRVPVALPEMVRALSAHQQTLKQIVICGDPQAKDTKALLQCVHSVYVPNKVLILADGDPSSFISRQLPFLSTLQQQENQATAYVCENQAYSMPITDPCELRKLLLQ; via the exons ATGCCCGCTGGAGGAAAGGGCAGCCGTCCTAGTTGCCCCGGATCTGCATCTCAGAGAACCCCTAACCGTCTCATCCACGAGAAGTCCCCTTACTTGCTCCAACATGCCTACAACCCTGTGGACTG GTACCCCTGGGGACAGGAAGCCTTTGAGAAGGCCAAGAGCGAAAACAAGCCCATTTTCCTCTCAG TGGGGTACTCCACCTGCCACTGGTGCCACATGATGGAGGAGGAGTCTTTCGAGAACGAGGAGATCGGCCGCCTGCTCAGCGAGGATTTCATCAGCGTGAAGGTGGACAGGGAGGAGCGGCCGGACGTGGACAAGGTGTACATGACCTTCGTGCAG GCCACCAGCAGTGGGGGCGGCTGGCCCATGAGTGTGTGGCTGACTCCCAGCCTCCAGCCCTTTGTGGGGGGCACTTACTTCCCCCCCGAAGATGGTCTGACCCGAGTTGGCTTCCGCACAGTGTTGCTGCGAATACGGGAGCAG TGGAAGCAGAACAAGAGTGCCCTGCTGGAGAATAGCCAGAGGGTCACGGCGGCCCTGCTGGCCCGCTCCGAGATCAGCATGGGCGACCGGCAGCTGCCACCCTCCGCTGCCACCATGAACAGCCGCTGCTTCCAGCAGCTGGACGAGGGCTATGATGAAGAGTACGGAGGCTTCGCGGAGGCCCCTAAGTTCCCCACGCCGG TGATCCTGAGCTTCCTGTTCTCCTACTGGCTCAGCCATCGACTGACTCAGGACGGTCCTCGGGCCCAGCACATGGCCTTGCATACCCTGAAAATGATGGCCAATGGGGGCATTCGGGACCACGTGGGGCAG GGCTTTCACCGCTACTCCACGGACCGCCAGTGGCACGTCCCCCACTTTGAGAAGATGCTCTACGACCAGGCTCAACTGGCTGTGGCCTACTCCCAGGCCTTCCAG ATCTCTGGTGATGAAATCTACGCTGATGTGGCCAGAGGCATCCTGCAGTATGTGTCCCGGAGCCTAAGCCACCGG TCTGGAGGCTTCTACAGTGCGGAGGACGCAGACTCGGCCCCCGAGCGGGGCATGCGGCCCAAAGAGGGAGCCTTCTACGTGTGGACGATCAAAgaggtccagcagctgctacctgaGCCTGTGCAGGGTGCCACTGAGCCACTGACCGCGGGCCAACTCCTCATGAAGCACTATGGGCTCACAGAGGCCGGTAACATCAACCCCAATCAG gaccccaagggggaGCTGCAGGGCCAGAACGTGCTGACCGTCCGATACTCGCAGGAGCTGACCGCCGCCCGCTTCGGCTTGGATGTGGAGGCCGTACAGACCTTGCTCAGTTCAGGGCTGGAGAAGCTCTTGCAGGCCCGGAAACATCGGCCAAAGCCGCACCTGGACTCCAAGATGCTGGCCGCCTGGAACG GGCTGATGGTGTCGGGCTACGCAGTGACTGGGGCTGTCCTGGGCATGGAGAAGTTCATCAACTGCGCCATCAGTGGGGCCAAGTTCCTGAAGCGGCACATGTTTGACGTGGCCAGCGGCCGCCTGATGCGGACCTGCTACGCGGGGTCTGGGAGCACGGTGGAGCACAG CAACTCGCCCAACTGGGGTTTCCTGGAGGACTACGCCTTCGTGGTGCGGGGCCTGCTCGACCTGTATGAGGCCTCACAGGAGAGTGCGTGGCTCGAGTGGGCGCTGAGGCTGCAGGACACGCAGGACAGGCTCTTCTGGGATTCGAGGGGCGGTGGCTACTTCTGCAGCGAGGCCGAGCTGGAGGCTGGCTTGCCCCTGCGCCTCAAAGACG ACCAGGACGGCGCAGAGCCCAGCGCTAACTCCGTATCGGCGCACAACCTGCTCCGGCTGCACGGCTTCACGGGCCACAAGGACTGGTTGGACAAATGTGTGTGCCTGCTCACTGCCTTCTCAGACCGCATGCGCCGCGTCCCGGTGGCGCTGCCCGAGATGGTCAGGGCCCTCTCCGCCCACCAGCAGACCCTCAAACAG ATTGTGATCTGTGGAGACCCCCAGGCTAAGGACACCAAGGCTCTGCTGCAGTGTGTCCACTCTGTCTACGTCCCTAACAAG GTGCTAATCCTGGCCGATGGTGACCCTTCGAGCTTCATATCCCGCCAGCTGCCCTTCCTGAGCACCCTGCAGCAGCAGGAGAACCAGGCCACAGCCTACGTGTGCGAGAACCAGGCCTACTCCATGCCCATCACTGACCCCTGTGAGCTGCGCAAACTGCTGCTTCAGTGA
- the SPATA20 gene encoding spermatogenesis-associated protein 20 isoform X2 — translation MPGPSSRPLPRAIRGCSSRDKDRSATVASSVPMPAGGKGSRPSCPGSASQRTPNRLIHEKSPYLLQHAYNPVDWYPWGQEAFEKAKSENKPIFLSVGYSTCHWCHMMEEESFENEEIGRLLSEDFISVKVDREERPDVDKVYMTFVQATSSGGGWPMSVWLTPSLQPFVGGTYFPPEDGLTRVGFRTVLLRIREQWKQNKSALLENSQRVTAALLARSEISMGDRQLPPSAATMNSRCFQQLDEGYDEEYGGFAEAPKFPTPVILSFLFSYWLSHRLTQDGPRAQHMALHTLKMMANGGIRDHVGQGFHRYSTDRQWHVPHFEKMLYDQAQLAVAYSQAFQISGDEIYADVARGILQYVSRSLSHRSGGFYSAEDADSAPERGMRPKEGAFYVWTIKEVQQLLPEPVQGATEPLTAGQLLMKHYGLTEAGNINPNQDPKGELQGQNVLTVRYSQELTAARFGLDVEAVQTLLSSGLEKLLQARKHRPKPHLDSKMLAAWNGLMVSGYAVTGAVLGMEKFINCAISGAKFLKRHMFDVASGRLMRTCYAGSGSTVEHSNSPNWGFLEDYAFVVRGLLDLYEASQESAWLEWALRLQDTQDRLFWDSRGGGYFCSEAELEAGLPLRLKDDQDGAEPSANSVSAHNLLRLHGFTGHKDWLDKCVCLLTAFSDRMRRVPVALPEMVRALSAHQQTLKQIVICGDPQAKDTKALLQCVHSVYVPNKVLILADGDPSSFISRQLPFLSTLQQQENQATAYVCENQAYSMPITDPCELRKLLLQ, via the exons ATGCCTGGCCCTTCCTCCCGCCCCCTCCCGCGCGCCATCCG GGGTTGCTCTTCCCGGGACAAGGACCGAAGTGCGACAGTCGCTAGTTCTGTGCCCATGCCCGCTGGAGGAAAGGGCAGCCGTCCTAGTTGCCCCGGATCTGCATCTCAGAGAACCCCTAACCGTCTCATCCACGAGAAGTCCCCTTACTTGCTCCAACATGCCTACAACCCTGTGGACTG GTACCCCTGGGGACAGGAAGCCTTTGAGAAGGCCAAGAGCGAAAACAAGCCCATTTTCCTCTCAG TGGGGTACTCCACCTGCCACTGGTGCCACATGATGGAGGAGGAGTCTTTCGAGAACGAGGAGATCGGCCGCCTGCTCAGCGAGGATTTCATCAGCGTGAAGGTGGACAGGGAGGAGCGGCCGGACGTGGACAAGGTGTACATGACCTTCGTGCAG GCCACCAGCAGTGGGGGCGGCTGGCCCATGAGTGTGTGGCTGACTCCCAGCCTCCAGCCCTTTGTGGGGGGCACTTACTTCCCCCCCGAAGATGGTCTGACCCGAGTTGGCTTCCGCACAGTGTTGCTGCGAATACGGGAGCAG TGGAAGCAGAACAAGAGTGCCCTGCTGGAGAATAGCCAGAGGGTCACGGCGGCCCTGCTGGCCCGCTCCGAGATCAGCATGGGCGACCGGCAGCTGCCACCCTCCGCTGCCACCATGAACAGCCGCTGCTTCCAGCAGCTGGACGAGGGCTATGATGAAGAGTACGGAGGCTTCGCGGAGGCCCCTAAGTTCCCCACGCCGG TGATCCTGAGCTTCCTGTTCTCCTACTGGCTCAGCCATCGACTGACTCAGGACGGTCCTCGGGCCCAGCACATGGCCTTGCATACCCTGAAAATGATGGCCAATGGGGGCATTCGGGACCACGTGGGGCAG GGCTTTCACCGCTACTCCACGGACCGCCAGTGGCACGTCCCCCACTTTGAGAAGATGCTCTACGACCAGGCTCAACTGGCTGTGGCCTACTCCCAGGCCTTCCAG ATCTCTGGTGATGAAATCTACGCTGATGTGGCCAGAGGCATCCTGCAGTATGTGTCCCGGAGCCTAAGCCACCGG TCTGGAGGCTTCTACAGTGCGGAGGACGCAGACTCGGCCCCCGAGCGGGGCATGCGGCCCAAAGAGGGAGCCTTCTACGTGTGGACGATCAAAgaggtccagcagctgctacctgaGCCTGTGCAGGGTGCCACTGAGCCACTGACCGCGGGCCAACTCCTCATGAAGCACTATGGGCTCACAGAGGCCGGTAACATCAACCCCAATCAG gaccccaagggggaGCTGCAGGGCCAGAACGTGCTGACCGTCCGATACTCGCAGGAGCTGACCGCCGCCCGCTTCGGCTTGGATGTGGAGGCCGTACAGACCTTGCTCAGTTCAGGGCTGGAGAAGCTCTTGCAGGCCCGGAAACATCGGCCAAAGCCGCACCTGGACTCCAAGATGCTGGCCGCCTGGAACG GGCTGATGGTGTCGGGCTACGCAGTGACTGGGGCTGTCCTGGGCATGGAGAAGTTCATCAACTGCGCCATCAGTGGGGCCAAGTTCCTGAAGCGGCACATGTTTGACGTGGCCAGCGGCCGCCTGATGCGGACCTGCTACGCGGGGTCTGGGAGCACGGTGGAGCACAG CAACTCGCCCAACTGGGGTTTCCTGGAGGACTACGCCTTCGTGGTGCGGGGCCTGCTCGACCTGTATGAGGCCTCACAGGAGAGTGCGTGGCTCGAGTGGGCGCTGAGGCTGCAGGACACGCAGGACAGGCTCTTCTGGGATTCGAGGGGCGGTGGCTACTTCTGCAGCGAGGCCGAGCTGGAGGCTGGCTTGCCCCTGCGCCTCAAAGACG ACCAGGACGGCGCAGAGCCCAGCGCTAACTCCGTATCGGCGCACAACCTGCTCCGGCTGCACGGCTTCACGGGCCACAAGGACTGGTTGGACAAATGTGTGTGCCTGCTCACTGCCTTCTCAGACCGCATGCGCCGCGTCCCGGTGGCGCTGCCCGAGATGGTCAGGGCCCTCTCCGCCCACCAGCAGACCCTCAAACAG ATTGTGATCTGTGGAGACCCCCAGGCTAAGGACACCAAGGCTCTGCTGCAGTGTGTCCACTCTGTCTACGTCCCTAACAAG GTGCTAATCCTGGCCGATGGTGACCCTTCGAGCTTCATATCCCGCCAGCTGCCCTTCCTGAGCACCCTGCAGCAGCAGGAGAACCAGGCCACAGCCTACGTGTGCGAGAACCAGGCCTACTCCATGCCCATCACTGACCCCTGTGAGCTGCGCAAACTGCTGCTTCAGTGA